From Candidatus Bathyarchaeota archaeon, one genomic window encodes:
- a CDS encoding ABC transporter ATP-binding protein, whose translation MDASNAVELKAVTKRYDELVAVNNIDLTIPTGEIFALLGPNGSGKSTTLKMLLGLVQPTAGSVHVLGLDVQKEPVAVKQQVGYVPESPSVYEFLTGIEYLDFIADIYGVPPAEKQQRINEYLKALQLEGREGDMINSYSDGMKKKLSLISAFLNKPKLLILDEPLNALDPRSARIVKDLLHQLKLQGVTTILSTHVLEIAEAVCDRIGIMYQGNILALGSMNELREKASLPSSGLEDIFLKLTGTGDLKPVVEELLR comes from the coding sequence ATGGATGCCTCAAACGCAGTAGAACTCAAAGCAGTAACCAAACGCTACGACGAACTAGTCGCAGTAAACAACATCGACCTAACCATCCCAACAGGCGAAATCTTCGCACTACTAGGTCCCAACGGCTCAGGAAAATCCACCACACTAAAAATGCTCCTAGGACTGGTGCAGCCAACCGCCGGCTCCGTACATGTGTTGGGCTTAGATGTGCAGAAAGAACCCGTCGCAGTCAAACAACAAGTCGGATACGTCCCCGAATCACCCAGCGTATACGAATTTCTAACAGGCATAGAATACCTAGACTTCATAGCCGACATCTACGGCGTGCCACCCGCTGAAAAGCAGCAACGCATAAACGAGTACCTAAAAGCCCTCCAGCTGGAAGGTCGAGAAGGCGACATGATTAACAGTTACTCCGACGGCATGAAGAAGAAACTCAGCCTAATCTCTGCGTTTCTCAACAAACCCAAACTCCTCATACTTGACGAACCGCTAAACGCCTTAGACCCCCGAAGCGCAAGAATCGTCAAAGACTTGCTCCATCAACTCAAACTGCAAGGCGTAACCACCATTCTATCTACACACGTGCTTGAAATCGCTGAAGCAGTGTGTGACAGAATAGGCATCATGTATCAAGGTAACATCTTGGCGTTGGGCTCCATGAATGAACTTAGGGAAAAAGCAAGTTTGCCTAGCAGCGGCTTAGAAGACATATTCCTGAAATTAACTGGAACAGGCGACTTAAAACCCGTCGTTGAGGAACTTCTCCGATGA
- a CDS encoding iron-sulfur cluster assembly protein, with translation MTELEDKVRVEVGKVVDPETGQTFEEMQMIQSVKETSPGTVTVEFVPTSPFCPIAFKLAADIRDAASKVEGIQKAVVYCRGHAMEEQINEMTNKQ, from the coding sequence ATGACTGAATTGGAAGACAAAGTCCGCGTAGAAGTAGGCAAAGTAGTAGACCCTGAAACAGGGCAAACCTTTGAGGAGATGCAGATGATTCAGAGCGTAAAAGAAACCTCCCCTGGCACCGTTACCGTAGAATTTGTTCCAACAAGCCCCTTCTGTCCCATCGCGTTTAAGTTAGCCGCAGACATCCGCGACGCCGCCAGCAAAGTTGAAGGCATCCAGAAAGCGGTTGTTTACTGCCGAGGTCACGCCATGGAAGAGCAAATAAACGAAATGACCAACAAGCAATAG
- a CDS encoding NTP transferase domain-containing protein, protein MDRSAVILAGGISAQAVAELEGKPLLNYVVDAVGDLIDEIVVVVDSQECADAYAKFVAPDIKFTVNKTKDESTLSQAIAGFEVAKGDYTLVLPAGSPFVSHELISLLFELCVGKAAVVPRWTNQECEPLHAVYCTKMALDVAKKVLADGEVDMEAMVEKLRGVRYLSTMVIEQIDPDFKSFFTATTPEDLRKASAMSKPKAAPKKKQKKARFG, encoded by the coding sequence ATGGATAGGTCAGCAGTTATTTTAGCAGGCGGAATTAGCGCTCAAGCTGTTGCCGAGTTAGAAGGCAAACCCTTACTCAACTACGTAGTCGACGCAGTAGGCGACCTTATCGACGAGATCGTGGTTGTTGTTGATTCGCAGGAATGCGCAGACGCCTACGCCAAATTCGTCGCACCCGACATCAAGTTTACAGTAAACAAAACCAAAGACGAAAGTACACTATCACAGGCAATCGCGGGTTTTGAAGTAGCCAAAGGCGACTACACACTGGTTTTACCCGCGGGCAGCCCCTTTGTTTCGCATGAACTCATCTCGTTGCTGTTTGAGTTGTGCGTTGGCAAGGCTGCAGTGGTTCCTCGATGGACAAACCAAGAATGCGAACCCTTACATGCTGTTTACTGCACAAAAATGGCGCTCGACGTAGCAAAAAAGGTGTTGGCAGACGGCGAAGTTGACATGGAAGCTATGGTTGAGAAGCTAAGGGGCGTACGTTACCTCTCAACGATGGTTATTGAGCAGATTGACCCTGACTTCAAATCCTTTTTCACCGCAACCACCCCCGAGGATTTGAGGAAAGCTTCTGCGATGAGTAAGCCCAAGGCTGCGCCTAAAAAGAAGCAGAAAAAAGCCCGGTTTGGTTGA
- a CDS encoding HAMP domain-containing histidine kinase, with protein MLNAAQGNSETDGYRTFYLLTDVKRAKIALLFFIIPVIGYVFNDYNFFGFSTVFFGLVALRLSLIIILVLSAFFMDRIKNYHTYDRVMFLTIIIMAVGGGIVNVMRPTDFVVQALVTIIAVFVIFLLVPFRFLYQCILSFSTSLSEALIILFITRPTESAVLFTILFGILISNIIAAAGAYQLHGYRINTYREFVKRKEAQEKLEQHTKNLEELVEERTRKLRTAERFAAIGETAGMVGHDLRNPLTGISNATYYLKKKYSQELDKTGRDMLEVIENNVEYSNKIINDLLDYAGNINLDLQDTTPKALVSESLDMITLPKNIEVHDLTENTPNLTLDMVKMKRVFVNILKNAIDAMPEGGQLIIKSQAEEETVKVSFIDTGAGISVEELKKLFQPLYTTKAKGMGFGLAICQRIVEAHGGKIVVESTVGQGAVFKVELPIKATKNQNK; from the coding sequence ATGCTTAACGCCGCACAAGGCAACAGTGAAACAGACGGTTACCGCACGTTTTATCTTCTAACAGATGTAAAGAGAGCCAAAATAGCCCTGCTTTTCTTTATAATACCCGTGATTGGCTACGTTTTTAACGACTACAACTTTTTTGGTTTTTCAACAGTTTTCTTTGGTCTTGTAGCTTTGCGGTTGAGTCTAATTATAATCCTTGTGTTAAGCGCGTTTTTCATGGACAGAATAAAGAACTACCACACATACGACCGCGTAATGTTTTTGACAATTATCATAATGGCCGTCGGAGGCGGCATAGTAAACGTAATGCGACCCACTGACTTTGTAGTCCAAGCTTTAGTTACAATAATTGCTGTATTCGTTATTTTCTTACTTGTGCCTTTCCGTTTTCTTTACCAATGTATCTTATCTTTCAGTACCTCTTTAAGTGAAGCCTTAATCATTTTATTCATAACAAGACCAACAGAATCCGCTGTTCTGTTCACCATTCTTTTCGGAATCCTAATCTCAAACATAATCGCCGCTGCAGGCGCCTATCAACTGCATGGTTACCGCATAAACACCTACCGCGAATTCGTAAAAAGAAAAGAGGCACAAGAAAAACTCGAACAACACACCAAGAACCTTGAAGAACTCGTTGAGGAACGCACAAGAAAACTGCGAACAGCTGAACGTTTCGCCGCTATAGGTGAAACCGCAGGCATGGTGGGACATGATTTACGTAACCCCCTAACAGGCATATCAAACGCTACTTACTACCTTAAGAAAAAATACAGCCAAGAACTGGACAAAACCGGTAGAGATATGCTTGAGGTAATCGAGAACAACGTTGAGTACTCTAACAAAATAATCAACGACCTCCTCGATTATGCAGGAAACATAAACCTAGATTTGCAAGATACCACCCCCAAAGCGCTCGTCTCCGAATCTTTGGATATGATAACTCTCCCAAAGAATATAGAAGTCCACGATTTAACGGAAAATACACCTAACTTGACCTTAGACATGGTTAAGATGAAACGGGTTTTCGTTAACATCCTCAAAAACGCTATCGACGCCATGCCTGAAGGGGGACAACTGATCATAAAAAGCCAAGCAGAGGAAGAAACCGTGAAAGTTTCGTTTATAGACACTGGCGCAGGCATTTCGGTGGAAGAACTAAAAAAGCTCTTCCAACCCCTCTACACAACCAAAGCCAAAGGAATGGGTTTTGGGCTAGCGATTTGCCAAAGAATAGTCGAAGCCCACGGCGGAAAAATTGTTGTAGAAAGCACTGTAGGGCAAGGTGCGGTCTTTAAGGTTGAGTTGCCAATAAAAGCCACAAAAAACCAAAATAAATAA